One region of Eupeodes corollae chromosome 1, idEupCoro1.1, whole genome shotgun sequence genomic DNA includes:
- the LOC129941818 gene encoding uncharacterized protein LOC129941818 isoform X1 produces the protein MNTPGFSIFQGGESIHIDNSINRAEEEEDLEDKKRRDKELNKDLQSAFDDLIDYDDNTIDSSKFQSEILPQNSDKPIICNGIRYLEPENDRLQQNQLPTNIRLQEEVQKLKMLLDSKTHELENVARAAHEEKKLREEVEKRLAFSEAELEREKRSKKSHHELLVESKEKCSNLENTVQNLKSEIKSLEADNSNMIGKLETCQNMLADVQHKYLMVEKNINTNNDRNIEIKLKHADERHRAEMAMLQAQLDSVINKLDRKKLDLENMNSRYKSLQQSHETMLIEKSSKINDLARELSEAQKQCVELSCKHDYSQENVRLQRLVADLQIQIQSMEGTIEKLRSRYEQATADLDAMDSIFQQNNDESFKRMSGMHGSTPIPTAERANNLKEELRRAIINLKTKREEIRVMQQTLDRKDHEIKNLKHEENLALVKITTCQEENTRLKNKLKLIEEELDELRAKIIDDENNSEETEIIEELRRLREERQLLMEKVENNTQLLLSKQEAEKAKANIEIELGILDSKFKDLQVDLEELKQERDSLKANYKKNEELQLEIEKLKFRLEDSQKECDRLKNLYVEISHEKESIAIELKHFRNFEFCNELKEQKAECASLNKALQLAELKCSELTKILETQKISYEKDLSQLREKLEKEKADSYNLNTKHISKNCAKCIEYVAECTKLEIQTLKFSNQCSVYQKEIDALKSELNEAKNHISDLSDKIVLIDEREKLIVELKAKAQQFEEYIKNQSNSGSSSNKQPESKDISVETSPELESKFNRRQVESKVRDEMAKIFAIEIRNNEQRYKIKTTQLEEELYDLRKNVQKINTELIQRHNEVQVLKHAILSEREKTEEIIANKDKEYNELFEKQNIILHKSRDELKLKTQRISELIRELDDRNSQIEAERQSMKAVMTQWEEQRRKSDNIKYEWEAKIEEMKKVHEAAIASWQTKYNSAKKTAVNYKRYAEDKENHMIQEYNRIKSEYDASLTKIEIRMKETFEKKNKEMKEAIAAIERKNANSQPTSDGVIM, from the exons atgaatacaCCGGGTTTTAGTATATTCCAAGGTGGAGAGAGTATTCATATTGACAATTCCATCAATAGAGCCGAAGAGGAAGAAGATCTTGAAGACAAAAAAAGGCGAGATAAAGAG cTGAATAAAGATCTTCAATCAGCTTTTGATGATCTGATCGATTATGATGACAACACAATAGATAGTTCTAAGTTTCAATCAGAAATACTTCCTCAAAATTCGGATAAACCCATAATTTGTAATGGTATTCGGTACTTAGAGCCAGAAAATGATCGTCTTCAACAAAACCAGCTCCCCACAAATATTCGTTTGCAAGAAGAAgtgcaaaagttaaaaatgttgctcGATTCAAAAACGCA TGAACTTGAAAACGTGGCTCGAGCTGCGCACGAAGAAAAGAAATTGCGCGAAGAAGTGGAAAAGCGTTTAGCATTTTCTGAGGCAGAACTTGAACGTGAAAAACGCTCAAAGAAATCCCATCACGAGCTATTGGTCGAAAGCAAAGAGAAATGCTCGAACCTTGAGAACACAGTTCAAAATCTCAAATCAGAAATAAAATCCCTCGAGGCTGATAATAGCAACATGATTGGAAAATTAGAGACATGTCAAAATATGCTTGCTGATGTCCAGCATAAATATTTAATGGTCGAAAAGAACATAAACACAAACAACGATCGCAATATAGAAATTAAACTGAAGCATGCCGATGAAAGACATCGTGCCGAAATGGCTATGTTGCAAGCACAACTAGATAGTGTGATCAACAAGCTTGATAGGAAGAAACTTGACCTGGAAAATATGAATTCCCGTTATAAATCCTTGCAGCAAAGTCATGAAACTATGcttattgaaaaatcatcaaaaataaacGATCTGGCTAGAGAATTGTCTGAAGCACAAAAACAATGCGTTGAACTTAGTTGTAAGCATGATTATTCTCAAGAAAATGTCCGTTTGCAGCGTTTGGTAGCTGACTTGCAAATTCAAATACAGAGCATGGAAGGAACTATTGAGAAACTACGATCCCGCTACGAACAAGCTACAGCTGATTTAGACGCAATGGATagcatttttcaacaaaacaatgacgaaagttttaaaagaatgaGTGGGATGCATGGAAGCACTCCTATTCCCACTGCTGAACGAGCAAATAATCTCAAAGAAGAACTACGTCGGGCAATTATCAACTTAAAGACGAAGCGAGAAGAAATTCGCGTAATGCAACAGACATTAGACCGCAAAgatcatgaaataaaaaatttaaaacatgagGAAAATTTAGCCCTTGTTAAAATCACAACGTGCCAGGAAGAGAAtacaagacttaaaaataaacttaagctGATCGAAGAGGAATTAGATGAGTTGCGTGCAAAAATTATTGATGATGAAAACAATTCAGAAGAAACAGAAATAATCGAAGAACTACGTCGCTTACGAGAAGAAAGACAGCTTCTTatggaaaaagtggaaaataACACACAACTTCTGTTAAGTAAGCAAGAAGCAGAGAAAGCAAAGGCAAATATAGAGATTGAATTGGGGATActtgattcaaaattcaaagaTCTTCAAGTTGACTTGGAGGAACTCAAACAAGAACGGGATAGTTTGAAAGCGAATTACAAGAAAAACGAGGAGCTGCAGTTGGAgattgaaaagttaaaatttcgGCTTGAAGACTCACAAAAAGAATGCGATCGTTTAAAGAATTTATATGTTGAAATATCGCATGAAAAGGAATCAATAGCAATAGAACTTAAACATTTTCGCAACTTTGAGTTCTGCAATGAGTTGAAAGAGCAAAAGGCAGAGTGTGCAAGTCTTAATAAGGCTTTGCAATTAGCCGAGCTAAAATGTTCTGAACtaacaaaaattcttgaaacacaaaaaatatcatacGAAAAAGATTTGTCTCAATTAAGGGAAAAGCTAGAAAAAG AAAAAGCTGATTCGtataatttgaatacaaaacatATTTCGAAGAACTGTGCTAAATGTATTGAATATGTGGCAGAGTGCACTAag ctagaaattcaaactttaaagttttcaaaccaATGTTCGGtttatcaaaaagaaattgATGCTCTTAAATCTGAACTTAATGAAGCTAAAAACCACATTAGTGATTTATCCGATAAAATTGTCCTAATCGATGAGCGTGAGAAACTGATTGTTGAATTGAAAGCAAAAGCCCAGCAATTCGaagaatatattaaaaatcaaagtaaTTCTGGATCTTCATCGAATAAGCAACCAGAGTCAAAAGATATAAGCGTTGAGACATCTCCAGAACTAGAATCAAAATTCAATCGTCGTCAAGTGGAATCAAAAGTTCGTGATGAAATggcaaaaatatttgcaatcgAAATAAGAAACAATGAACAACGTTATAAAATTAAGACGACTCAATTGGAAGAAGAATTATATGATTTGAGAAAAAACGTTCAAAAAATCAACACCGAGCTGATACAGAGGCACAATGAGGTTCAAGTGCTCAAACATGCCATTCTCTCGGAACGTGagaaaactgaagaaataataGCAAATAAAGATAAGGAGTATAATGAATTGTTtgagaaacaaaatataatccTACACAAAAGTCGGGATGAGCTTAAGTTGAAAACGCAACGAATAAGCGAATTGATTCGCGAGCTTGACGATAGAAATTCTCAAATAGAAGCAGAACGCCAGTCCATGAAGGCCGTTATGACCCAGTGGGAGGAACAACGAAGAAAAAGTGACAACATCAAATACGAGTGGGAggcaaaaatagaagaaatgaaaaaagttcATGAAGCTGCAATTGCTTCCTGGCAAACGAAATATAATTCTGCCAAAAAAACAGCAGTTAATTATAAA CGTTATGCTGAGGATAAGGAAAATCACATGATCCAGGAATATAATCGAATTAAATCCGAGTATGATGCATCGCTGACGAAGATTGAAATTCGTATGAAGGAaacatttgaaaagaaaaataaagag atgAAAGAAGCCATAGCTGCTATAGAGAGGAAAAACGCAAATTCTCAGCCAACGAGTGATGGAGTTATTATGTGA
- the LOC129938969 gene encoding O-phosphoseryl-tRNA(Sec) selenium transferase codes for MDISSLLNIEKLVPRNYLNLATASSRCSEQSRRILLETRKLPEKGWSEPAIESFIQYLASLDSNNFVSKAGLGEREARIACSLVAKRHYNFGHGVGRSGDLLEPQPKAAGSTLMSNLTNSLLLDLIHCLGVRSTQFCFLCPMATGMTLNLCLLTLKKQNPNAKYVLWSRIDQKSCFKCITAAGMQPVIIDVINGPKGLQTNLKAFENEILKLGSKNILCIFSTTSCFAPRNCDNILELAKLCKKSNIPHLINNAYGLQSTYLTHQLEQGYKAGRIDLFVQSTDKNLLVPVGGAIVAGFNEEVVRAVAKTYAGRASSTPTIDVLMTLLYLGKSGYLDYRTNRLTCFEYLRSRMIEFAYTHNESMLLTKENPISLAMTLNTFRSSENLSKFGSMLYTRGISGVRVITSLEVKSIDGYNFLGWGSHFSKADAPHITVAAALGVTKNEIDTFMKKLNECWVKFSSALK; via the exons atGGACATCAGTAgtcttttaaatattgaaaaactagTTCCAAGGAATTATCTTAACCTAGCAACTGCTTCGAGTAGGTGTTCCGAGCAATCTCGACGAATTCTACTAGAAACG CGTAAACTTCCTGAAAAAGGATGGAGCGAACCTGCCATCGAGAGTTTTATTCAATACCTAGCTTCACTAGACAGCAACAACTTTGTCAGTAAAGCAGGACTAGGCGAAAGAGAAGCTCGTATTGCGTGTA GTCTTGTGGCTAAACGACACTATAACTTTGGCCATGGAGTGGGACGATCGGGCGATCTTCTTGAACCTCAACCAAAAGCTGCAGGATCCACACTTATGTCTAACCTCACAAATAGCTTACTCCTTGATCTTATACATTGTTTAGGTGTTAGGAGCACACAATTTTGTTTCCTGTGTCCAATGGCCACAGGTATGACGCTTAATCTATGTCTTCTCACCTTGAAGAAACAAAACCCTAATGCAAAGTATGTTTTGTGGTCTCGAATCGATCAGAAGTCCTGTTTTAAATGTATAACTGCAGCAGGAATGCAACCTGTCATAATAGATGTTATCAACGGACCTAAAGGTctccaaacaaatttaaaagcatTCGAAAATGAAATTCTTAAGCTTGGTTCTAAGAATATTCTATGCATCTTCTCGACTACTAGCTGCTTTGCACCTCGAAACTGTGATAACATACTAGAGCTTGCCAAATTATGTAAAAAGTCAAATATTCCGCATTTAATTAACAATGCATATGGTCTACAGAGCACATACCTTACCCATCAACTAGAACAAGGCTACAAGGCTGGACGCATCGATTTGTTTGTCCAGAGTACTGATAAGAATTTATTGGTTCCAGTTGGTGGTGCAATTGTAGCTGGATTCAATGAAGAAGTAGTACGTGCAGTTGCTAAAACATACGCAG GGAGAGCATCATCTACTCCAACAATAGATGTACTCATGACATTGTTGTATCTTGGTAAATCGGGTTATTTGGATTACAGAACTAATCGTTTGACTTGTTTTGAGTATTTACGCTCGAGGATGATTGAATTTGCCTATACTCACAATGAGAGCATGCTCCTCACCAAAGAAAATCCTATTTCTCTAGCAATGACATTGAATACATTTCGCTCTTCAGAGAATCTGTCGAAATTTGGATCAATGCTCTATACCAGAGGTATTTCAGGTGTACGTGTTATTACTAGTCTTGAGGTGAAATCAATTGATGGCTATAATTTTCTCG gATGGGGAAGCCATTTTTCCAAAGCAGATGCACCACACATCACAGTTGCTGCAGCATTGGGTGTTACGAAGAATGAAATTGATACTTTTATGAAAAAGCTAAATGAATGCTGGGTAAAGTTTTCTTCTGCTCTTAAATAA
- the LOC129941818 gene encoding repetitive organellar protein isoform X2, which yields MNTPGFSIFQGGESIHIDNSINRAEEEEDLEDKKRRDKELNKDLQSAFDDLIDYDDNTIDSSKFQSEILPQNSDKPIICNGIRYLEPENDRLQQNQLPTNIRLQEEVQKLKMLLDSKTHELENVARAAHEEKKLREEVEKRLAFSEAELEREKRSKKSHHELLVESKEKCSNLENTVQNLKSEIKSLEADNSNMIGKLETCQNMLADVQHKYLMVEKNINTNNDRNIEIKLKHADERHRAEMAMLQAQLDSVINKLDRKKLDLENMNSRYKSLQQSHETMLIEKSSKINDLARELSEAQKQCVELSCKHDYSQENVRLQRLVADLQIQIQSMEGTIEKLRSRYEQATADLDAMDSIFQQNNDESFKRMSGMHGSTPIPTAERANNLKEELRRAIINLKTKREEIRVMQQTLDRKDHEIKNLKHEENLALVKITTCQEENTRLKNKLKLIEEELDELRAKIIDDENNSEETEIIEELRRLREERQLLMEKVENNTQLLLSKQEAEKAKANIEIELGILDSKFKDLQVDLEELKQERDSLKANYKKNEELQLEIEKLKFRLEDSQKECDRLKNLYVEISHEKESIAIELKHFRNFEFCNELKEQKAECASLNKALQLAELKCSELTKILETQKISYEKDLSQLREKLEKEKADSYNLNTKHISKNCAKCIEYVAECTKLEIQTLKFSNQCSVYQKEIDALKSELNEAKNHISDLSDKIVLIDEREKLIVELKAKAQQFEEYIKNQSNSGSSSNKQPESKDISVETSPELESKFNRRQVESKVRDEMAKIFAIEIRNNEQRYKIKTTQLEEELYDLRKNVQKINTELIQRHNEVQVLKHAILSEREKTEEIIANKDKEYNELFEKQNIILHKSRDELKLKTQRISELIRELDDRNSQIEAERQSMKAVMTQWEEQRRKSDNIKYEWEAKIEEMKKVHEAAIASWQTKYNSAKKTAVNYKRYAEDKENHMIQEYNRIKSEYDASLTKIEIRMKETFEKKNKEAQ from the exons atgaatacaCCGGGTTTTAGTATATTCCAAGGTGGAGAGAGTATTCATATTGACAATTCCATCAATAGAGCCGAAGAGGAAGAAGATCTTGAAGACAAAAAAAGGCGAGATAAAGAG cTGAATAAAGATCTTCAATCAGCTTTTGATGATCTGATCGATTATGATGACAACACAATAGATAGTTCTAAGTTTCAATCAGAAATACTTCCTCAAAATTCGGATAAACCCATAATTTGTAATGGTATTCGGTACTTAGAGCCAGAAAATGATCGTCTTCAACAAAACCAGCTCCCCACAAATATTCGTTTGCAAGAAGAAgtgcaaaagttaaaaatgttgctcGATTCAAAAACGCA TGAACTTGAAAACGTGGCTCGAGCTGCGCACGAAGAAAAGAAATTGCGCGAAGAAGTGGAAAAGCGTTTAGCATTTTCTGAGGCAGAACTTGAACGTGAAAAACGCTCAAAGAAATCCCATCACGAGCTATTGGTCGAAAGCAAAGAGAAATGCTCGAACCTTGAGAACACAGTTCAAAATCTCAAATCAGAAATAAAATCCCTCGAGGCTGATAATAGCAACATGATTGGAAAATTAGAGACATGTCAAAATATGCTTGCTGATGTCCAGCATAAATATTTAATGGTCGAAAAGAACATAAACACAAACAACGATCGCAATATAGAAATTAAACTGAAGCATGCCGATGAAAGACATCGTGCCGAAATGGCTATGTTGCAAGCACAACTAGATAGTGTGATCAACAAGCTTGATAGGAAGAAACTTGACCTGGAAAATATGAATTCCCGTTATAAATCCTTGCAGCAAAGTCATGAAACTATGcttattgaaaaatcatcaaaaataaacGATCTGGCTAGAGAATTGTCTGAAGCACAAAAACAATGCGTTGAACTTAGTTGTAAGCATGATTATTCTCAAGAAAATGTCCGTTTGCAGCGTTTGGTAGCTGACTTGCAAATTCAAATACAGAGCATGGAAGGAACTATTGAGAAACTACGATCCCGCTACGAACAAGCTACAGCTGATTTAGACGCAATGGATagcatttttcaacaaaacaatgacgaaagttttaaaagaatgaGTGGGATGCATGGAAGCACTCCTATTCCCACTGCTGAACGAGCAAATAATCTCAAAGAAGAACTACGTCGGGCAATTATCAACTTAAAGACGAAGCGAGAAGAAATTCGCGTAATGCAACAGACATTAGACCGCAAAgatcatgaaataaaaaatttaaaacatgagGAAAATTTAGCCCTTGTTAAAATCACAACGTGCCAGGAAGAGAAtacaagacttaaaaataaacttaagctGATCGAAGAGGAATTAGATGAGTTGCGTGCAAAAATTATTGATGATGAAAACAATTCAGAAGAAACAGAAATAATCGAAGAACTACGTCGCTTACGAGAAGAAAGACAGCTTCTTatggaaaaagtggaaaataACACACAACTTCTGTTAAGTAAGCAAGAAGCAGAGAAAGCAAAGGCAAATATAGAGATTGAATTGGGGATActtgattcaaaattcaaagaTCTTCAAGTTGACTTGGAGGAACTCAAACAAGAACGGGATAGTTTGAAAGCGAATTACAAGAAAAACGAGGAGCTGCAGTTGGAgattgaaaagttaaaatttcgGCTTGAAGACTCACAAAAAGAATGCGATCGTTTAAAGAATTTATATGTTGAAATATCGCATGAAAAGGAATCAATAGCAATAGAACTTAAACATTTTCGCAACTTTGAGTTCTGCAATGAGTTGAAAGAGCAAAAGGCAGAGTGTGCAAGTCTTAATAAGGCTTTGCAATTAGCCGAGCTAAAATGTTCTGAACtaacaaaaattcttgaaacacaaaaaatatcatacGAAAAAGATTTGTCTCAATTAAGGGAAAAGCTAGAAAAAG AAAAAGCTGATTCGtataatttgaatacaaaacatATTTCGAAGAACTGTGCTAAATGTATTGAATATGTGGCAGAGTGCACTAag ctagaaattcaaactttaaagttttcaaaccaATGTTCGGtttatcaaaaagaaattgATGCTCTTAAATCTGAACTTAATGAAGCTAAAAACCACATTAGTGATTTATCCGATAAAATTGTCCTAATCGATGAGCGTGAGAAACTGATTGTTGAATTGAAAGCAAAAGCCCAGCAATTCGaagaatatattaaaaatcaaagtaaTTCTGGATCTTCATCGAATAAGCAACCAGAGTCAAAAGATATAAGCGTTGAGACATCTCCAGAACTAGAATCAAAATTCAATCGTCGTCAAGTGGAATCAAAAGTTCGTGATGAAATggcaaaaatatttgcaatcgAAATAAGAAACAATGAACAACGTTATAAAATTAAGACGACTCAATTGGAAGAAGAATTATATGATTTGAGAAAAAACGTTCAAAAAATCAACACCGAGCTGATACAGAGGCACAATGAGGTTCAAGTGCTCAAACATGCCATTCTCTCGGAACGTGagaaaactgaagaaataataGCAAATAAAGATAAGGAGTATAATGAATTGTTtgagaaacaaaatataatccTACACAAAAGTCGGGATGAGCTTAAGTTGAAAACGCAACGAATAAGCGAATTGATTCGCGAGCTTGACGATAGAAATTCTCAAATAGAAGCAGAACGCCAGTCCATGAAGGCCGTTATGACCCAGTGGGAGGAACAACGAAGAAAAAGTGACAACATCAAATACGAGTGGGAggcaaaaatagaagaaatgaaaaaagttcATGAAGCTGCAATTGCTTCCTGGCAAACGAAATATAATTCTGCCAAAAAAACAGCAGTTAATTATAAA CGTTATGCTGAGGATAAGGAAAATCACATGATCCAGGAATATAATCGAATTAAATCCGAGTATGATGCATCGCTGACGAAGATTGAAATTCGTATGAAGGAaacatttgaaaagaaaaataaagaggcACA atgA
- the LOC129944781 gene encoding putative nuclease HARBI1 — translation MSDGADIHGFSQPTLCQICKRVARALATKRPLFIKMPTSFSDQIRTMNKFSQIREFPKVVGAIDCTHIRIQKVGGPSGQYYIKRKGYYSLNTQVVCDASLKINDIVCRWRGSTHDSRIFRESRIKQRFDDGELNGRLLGDGGYPCTNILFTSVLNPRTDPEIRYNIAHIATRNTVERCFGVWKQRFRILLRNIRCSLENAKTTIIDLAVLHNLAIDLQDVLPLTNDDMNDDNQADSTENQERSQQEGSNQNLTRHVFIEQYFSTRN, via the exons ATGAG CGATGGAGCAGACATCCATGGATTTAGCCAACCTACGCTTTGCCAAATTTGCAAGCGAGTGGCAAGAGCATTAGCTACCAAAAGACCTTTGTTCATTAAAATGCCAACTTCTTTTTCGGACCAGATAAGAACTATGAACAAATTCTCTCAAATACGAGAGTTTCCAAAGGTGGTTGGGGCCATTGACTGTACCCATATAAGGATCCAAAAAGTAGGTGGCCCATCAGGGCAGTactatattaaaagaaaaggGTACTACTCGCTGAATACGCAAGTAGTGTGCGACGCATCCcttaaaattaatgacattgTTTGCCGCTGGAGAGGCAGCACTCATGACTCACGAATTTTTAGGGAAAGCAGAATCAAACAACGATTTGATGATGGGGAGTTGAATGGTCGTCTGCTTGGGGATGGTGGGTACCCTTGTACTAATATCCTCTTTACCTCCGTTTTGAATCCTCGAACGGATCCTGAAATAAGATACAATATAGCTCATATAGCTACTCGTAACACGGTGGAAAGATGCTTTGGCGTGTGGAAGCAAAGATTCCgcattttgttaagaaatataagGTGCTCCTTAGAAAATGCCAAAACAACTATTATAGACTTAGCAGTTCTTCATAACTTGGCAATTGATTTGCAGGATGTTCTTCCACTCACaa atgATGATATGAACGATGACAATCAAGCAGATTCAACTGAAAATCAAGAAAGATCGCAACAGGAAGGAAGCAACCAAAATCTCACACGGCATGTATTTATTGAACAATACTTTTCCACTCGCAATTAA
- the LOC129940228 gene encoding STE20-like serine/threonine-protein kinase: MESKSKRSRTPNWDSSDKILLRQLIEDKIEIIENKNVDTNTSRIKRDAWREITHSFNSLSATIRETSQIQAQWRGTKMKARAEMSAFPRNLRATGGGSFKRKINCKDSELLKNELFQFAMANRRAEKEFMQLEHDEKMKSIIMEREIKLKTLNMEHLEREKMLEMERRHTEEIHQLKMRKLEEHFSL; encoded by the exons ATGGAATCCAAATCAAAAAGGTCTCGTACCCCGAATTGGGATTCGTCCGATAAA ATACTCCTCCGACAGCTTatagaagacaaaattgaaattattgaaaataaaaatgttgacaccAACACATCCCGCATAAAAAGAGACGCCTGGCGTGAAATAACCCATAG TTTCAACAGTTTAAGCGCAACGATTAGGGAAACATCTCAAATTCAGGCTCAATGGCGAGGAACTAAAATGAAGGCCAGAGCAGAGATGTCGGCCTTCCCAAGAAACCTGAGAGCAACAGGTGGTGGATCATTTAAACGGAAG aTTAACTGCAAAGACAGCGAACTCCTCAAAAATGAATTGTTTCAGTTCGCTATGGCAAATCGGAGAGCCGAAAAAGAGTTTATGCAGCTTGAGCACGACGAAAAAATGAAAAGCATAATAATGGAGCGggagattaaattaaaaacattaaatatggAACATTTGGAAAGGGAGAAAATGCTTGAGATGGAAAGGAGGCATACAGAAGAAATACACCAGCTCAAAATGAGAAAATTGGAAGAGCACTTTTCGCTGTAG